From a single Hymenobacter sp. YIM 151500-1 genomic region:
- a CDS encoding response regulator: protein MSKKLRNVVLVDDNETTSFLNNRLLSRLDVAERVDTFSKAEQAYHQIWGGAKGEQPSEEAPDLIFVDLKMPGMDGFEFLKLYSALPEAVREKTVMAVLTTSMHAADTARVAQYEGVEYLAKPLTEEKMQKLLQKRFVGILQQ, encoded by the coding sequence ATGTCTAAGAAGTTGCGCAACGTGGTATTGGTGGACGACAACGAAACCACCAGTTTCCTGAACAACCGCCTGCTCAGCCGCCTCGACGTGGCCGAACGGGTGGATACTTTCTCCAAGGCGGAGCAGGCCTACCACCAGATTTGGGGCGGCGCCAAAGGAGAGCAGCCCAGCGAGGAAGCCCCCGACCTGATCTTCGTGGACCTGAAGATGCCGGGCATGGATGGGTTCGAGTTTCTGAAGCTGTACAGCGCCCTGCCCGAAGCCGTACGCGAAAAAACCGTCATGGCCGTGCTGACCACCTCCATGCACGCCGCCGACACGGCCCGCGTGGCCCAGTACGAAGGCGTGGAGTACCTGGCCAAGCCGCTGACCGAAGAAAAAATGCAGAAGCTGCTGCAAAAGCGGTTCGTGGGTATCTTGCAGCAGTAG
- the sucD gene encoding succinate--CoA ligase subunit alpha, which translates to MSVLVNKDSKVIVQGFTGSEGSFHAQQMIEYGTNVVGGVTPGKGGSQHLGRPVFNTVADAVRETGADTSIIFVPPAFAADAIMEAADAGIKVIVTITEGIPTKDMIAVKEYLKNRQGLRMIGPNCPGVMTAGECKVGIMPGFIFQKGRVGIVSKSGTLTYEAVDQLTKAGLGQTTAIGIGGDPIIGTTTKEAVELLMNDPETEGIVMIGEIGGGMEAEAARWIKETGNQKPVVGFIAGQTAPPGRRMGHAGAIVGGADDTAAAKMAIMRECGIHVVDSPAEIGDTMLRVLGGK; encoded by the coding sequence ATGAGTGTTCTGGTCAACAAGGATTCTAAAGTGATTGTGCAGGGCTTCACCGGCTCCGAGGGCTCGTTTCATGCCCAGCAGATGATTGAGTACGGCACCAACGTGGTGGGTGGCGTAACGCCCGGCAAGGGCGGCAGCCAGCACCTCGGCCGGCCCGTGTTCAACACCGTGGCCGACGCCGTGCGCGAAACCGGCGCCGACACCAGCATCATCTTCGTGCCCCCGGCCTTTGCCGCCGACGCCATCATGGAAGCTGCCGACGCGGGCATCAAGGTCATCGTCACCATCACCGAAGGCATCCCCACCAAGGACATGATTGCCGTAAAGGAATACCTAAAAAACCGCCAGGGCCTGCGCATGATCGGGCCCAACTGCCCCGGCGTAATGACGGCCGGCGAGTGCAAAGTGGGTATTATGCCCGGCTTCATCTTCCAGAAAGGCCGCGTGGGCATCGTGTCGAAGTCGGGCACGCTGACGTATGAGGCCGTAGACCAGCTCACCAAAGCTGGCCTGGGCCAGACCACGGCCATCGGCATCGGCGGCGACCCCATCATCGGCACCACCACCAAGGAAGCCGTGGAGCTGCTCATGAACGACCCCGAAACCGAGGGCATCGTGATGATTGGCGAAATCGGGGGCGGCATGGAAGCCGAAGCTGCCCGCTGGATCAAGGAAACCGGCAACCAGAAGCCCGTCGTGGGCTTCATTGCCGGCCAGACCGCGCCGCCCGGCCGCCGCATGGGCCACGCTGGCGCCATCGTCGGCGGCGCCGACGACACCGCCGCCGCGAAAATGGCCATCATGCGCGAGTGCGGCATCCACGTGGTAGATTCCCCCGCCGAAATCGGCGACACCATGCTGCGCGTGCTGGGCGGGAAGTAG
- a CDS encoding IPT/TIG domain-containing protein, producing the protein MIQKLLLASCLLWAENVAATSLSAPEPPSAETNRPFSTTAWLAGDLVVSPATLPAFTTAAGTPSAYQTILINGTGLTGDVTVTASAGFEIAWLENGPYGSSQVLTQLGGTVTNVPLYVRLAGNTLGSFTGTVTVANTGSASRTVAVSGTVTAAPTPNPVPVLTSISPSSGGHGPPIVMDLNGSGFVPGATVSMDLTRIISTTYVSSTHLRALVQLPSRATSVQARVIVKNPLPGGGDSAPQMFNILATAPIITSFSPSSGPVGTAVTIQGYNLYLFSGGATVSFNGTQAILIPPTPSGEQITAVVPAGATTGLITLANKNGAAVSATPFVVTASPPPFFENFEQGTKTSYTPASVALASGGWTFGEALIGTTAGADKFNGSKSARLRGGGFVEMDVDKPNGAGVVTVSAATYSTETGVSFLPEISTDGGVTYTSLLTGPAPVLTPNLTTYSFTANRGGNVRLRFSSSNLNASTNPRINIDDVGITNFTVTSSQRKQGLPQLVVYPNPAQNYLTVATGSSRPTQVTLHDLTGRVVLPQVTLPASQRLTLPASLPQGSYLLQVNSQGEQRMIRFLKQ; encoded by the coding sequence ATGATTCAAAAACTTCTACTCGCATCTTGCTTACTGTGGGCAGAAAACGTGGCAGCAACTTCCCTGTCTGCGCCCGAGCCGCCAAGCGCCGAAACGAACAGGCCGTTTTCAACTACTGCCTGGCTGGCCGGCGACTTGGTTGTTTCCCCCGCAACGCTGCCGGCCTTCACTACGGCTGCCGGTACCCCTTCGGCGTATCAGACCATTTTAATCAACGGCACTGGCCTAACGGGTGATGTCACGGTTACAGCTTCAGCGGGCTTTGAAATTGCCTGGTTGGAAAATGGGCCCTATGGCTCAAGCCAAGTCCTGACTCAACTGGGTGGTACGGTTACCAACGTGCCGCTCTACGTGCGCTTGGCCGGAAACACGCTGGGCAGCTTTACTGGCACCGTAACGGTAGCCAACACTGGCAGCGCTTCCCGGACCGTAGCCGTCAGCGGCACCGTTACGGCGGCTCCAACTCCTAACCCAGTGCCGGTGCTCACCAGCATTTCACCCTCGTCGGGCGGCCACGGCCCGCCCATTGTTATGGACTTAAATGGCAGCGGATTTGTGCCCGGCGCTACCGTTAGTATGGACTTAACTCGAATCATCAGCACTACTTACGTATCATCGACACATCTGCGGGCTTTGGTTCAACTTCCGTCCCGCGCTACTTCCGTTCAGGCCAGGGTAATCGTTAAGAATCCTCTGCCCGGTGGCGGTGACTCCGCCCCGCAAATGTTTAATATACTGGCTACGGCTCCAATCATTACCAGTTTTTCGCCTAGCAGTGGGCCGGTTGGCACCGCAGTTACCATCCAAGGCTATAACCTTTACCTCTTCAGCGGTGGCGCCACTGTTTCTTTTAATGGTACACAGGCCATATTGATACCTCCAACACCTAGCGGAGAACAAATTACAGCCGTCGTGCCGGCCGGTGCTACCACAGGGCTCATCACGCTAGCCAATAAGAATGGAGCGGCCGTTAGTGCTACTCCTTTTGTGGTTACGGCTTCTCCTCCGCCCTTCTTTGAAAATTTCGAACAAGGAACCAAGACGAGCTACACTCCCGCCTCCGTGGCGCTGGCTAGTGGGGGCTGGACGTTTGGCGAAGCCCTGATAGGCACCACGGCTGGGGCCGACAAGTTTAACGGCAGCAAGTCGGCGCGCCTGCGTGGGGGTGGATTCGTGGAAATGGACGTTGACAAGCCCAACGGAGCCGGTGTAGTGACAGTAAGCGCGGCCACGTATAGCACCGAAACGGGCGTATCATTCTTGCCGGAAATTTCTACTGACGGCGGCGTGACGTACACCAGCTTGCTGACTGGCCCGGCGCCGGTGCTGACTCCCAACCTCACCACCTACTCTTTCACGGCCAACCGGGGCGGCAACGTACGTCTGCGCTTCAGCAGCTCCAATTTGAACGCCAGCACCAATCCGCGAATCAATATCGATGACGTCGGTATTACGAACTTCACCGTCACGTCAAGCCAGCGTAAGCAAGGATTGCCCCAGCTAGTCGTTTATCCGAACCCGGCTCAGAACTATCTGACTGTAGCCACTGGTTCTTCCCGCCCTACTCAGGTCACGCTACACGATTTAACAGGCCGCGTAGTACTGCCCCAAGTGACACTACCCGCTAGCCAACGCTTGACATTGCCCGCCTCCTTGCCACAAGGCAGCTATTTGCTGCAAGTAAACAGCCAGGGGGAACAGCGCATGATTCGATTCTTGAAGCAGTAG
- a CDS encoding RidA family protein, with product MANLTSKAKQMEKRVINPWQWQDERSYVQAVEVTQAAGTLYCSGQTAISADGQPSTADMKTQLILTLQNLEQVISAAGYEPKNIVRLNIYTTSSAELFTCFDTLTAWVARHGIKQATTLLEVKSLFETLKVELEATVVR from the coding sequence ATGGCAAACCTAACCAGCAAAGCGAAACAAATGGAAAAGCGAGTAATCAACCCGTGGCAATGGCAGGACGAGCGCAGCTATGTGCAAGCCGTTGAGGTAACGCAGGCGGCGGGCACCCTGTACTGCTCCGGCCAGACTGCCATAAGCGCGGACGGCCAGCCAAGCACCGCCGACATGAAAACCCAATTAATTCTGACCCTGCAAAACCTGGAACAGGTCATTAGTGCCGCCGGGTACGAGCCGAAGAATATCGTGCGCCTGAATATCTACACCACCTCATCAGCGGAATTGTTCACGTGCTTCGACACCCTTACCGCTTGGGTAGCCAGGCACGGAATAAAACAGGCCACTACCTTACTCGAAGTGAAAAGCCTCTTCGAGACGCTGAAAGTTGAGCTGGAAGCTACTGTTGTGAGGTAG
- a CDS encoding Crp/Fnr family transcriptional regulator: MQHRLREHLEKIVPLTDAEFAFVCTHFVSKRYKKHQFLIQENAPVQYVYFVVSGLLKLVYTDDAGKPHLLSFAMEDWWESDFQAYYTQTAAVFSLECLEDTEVLCLSLASYRALCAGLPKMERFFLEKSILGSIAAQQRLLLLLTTTAKQRYEQLLKQQPALVQRVSKTLLASYLGVSRETLSRLAP, encoded by the coding sequence ATGCAGCATCGGCTACGAGAGCATCTAGAAAAGATAGTCCCGCTGACGGACGCTGAATTTGCATTCGTGTGCACCCATTTTGTAAGCAAAAGGTATAAAAAACACCAGTTCCTTATCCAGGAAAATGCCCCGGTGCAGTACGTATACTTTGTGGTGTCGGGGTTGCTGAAGCTGGTGTACACCGATGATGCAGGCAAGCCGCACCTGCTTTCATTTGCAATGGAGGACTGGTGGGAAAGTGACTTTCAGGCGTACTACACGCAAACGGCCGCTGTATTTTCGCTGGAATGCCTGGAGGATACGGAAGTTTTGTGTTTGTCGCTGGCCAGCTACCGCGCGCTCTGTGCTGGCCTGCCCAAGATGGAGCGTTTCTTCCTCGAAAAGTCAATCCTGGGCTCCATTGCCGCGCAGCAGCGCCTGTTGCTGCTGCTGACCACCACGGCCAAGCAGCGCTATGAGCAGCTACTGAAGCAGCAGCCCGCGCTAGTGCAGCGGGTTTCCAAAACCCTGCTGGCTTCCTACCTGGGTGTGTCGCGCGAGACCCTAAGCCGGCTCGCTCCTTAA
- a CDS encoding outer membrane beta-barrel protein produces MLLLRYVCLLLLPVLASCSSLYFPPPPQVPLLTQKGEWSGSLQTNFSQNTSAQGAYAFTDHLGVMGSVSFLHSDKKQSFFGSRNNREAVDHDFGELGLGYYTRIRDKRVLEVYGGYGGGRSKRTEFSRETRVNTLALEGTLNKYFVQVNYTSKDKKTYHVLGRDWPVSYGTALRASYVTLTNFRRDGLPAPAEDNIFLEPITYTRIGLLGPIDFQLISGSNFGLKHRKFLKAANSVFQFGLVVNVGGEKGGK; encoded by the coding sequence ATGCTGCTGTTGCGCTACGTATGCCTGTTGCTGCTGCCCGTGCTGGCCAGCTGCTCGTCCTTGTACTTTCCGCCGCCGCCCCAAGTGCCGCTGCTCACGCAGAAAGGGGAGTGGAGCGGCTCCCTGCAAACCAACTTCAGCCAGAACACCAGTGCCCAGGGCGCCTACGCCTTCACCGACCACCTGGGCGTGATGGGCTCGGTGTCGTTTCTGCATTCCGACAAGAAGCAGTCCTTTTTTGGCTCCCGCAACAACCGGGAAGCCGTAGACCACGACTTTGGCGAGCTGGGCCTGGGCTACTACACCCGCATCCGTGACAAGCGGGTGCTGGAGGTGTACGGCGGCTATGGCGGCGGCCGCAGCAAGCGCACCGAGTTCAGCCGCGAAACCCGCGTGAATACCCTGGCCCTGGAAGGCACCCTGAACAAGTACTTCGTGCAGGTCAACTACACTTCCAAGGATAAGAAAACCTACCACGTGCTGGGCCGCGACTGGCCTGTAAGCTACGGCACGGCCCTGCGCGCCAGCTACGTCACGCTCACCAACTTCCGCCGCGACGGGCTGCCCGCCCCCGCCGAAGACAACATCTTTCTGGAGCCCATCACCTACACCCGCATCGGCCTGCTGGGCCCCATTGATTTTCAGCTTATTAGCGGCAGCAACTTCGGCCTCAAGCACCGCAAGTTCCTGAAAGCCGCCAACTCCGTGTTTCAATTCGGGCTGGTGGTGAACGTGGGTGGGGAGAAAGGCGGGAAGTAG
- the rny gene encoding ribonuclease Y, translated as MSSSITLYIVFAAVLALVVGVVVGRLLAGKARQNHEADAKNRAQQLLAEAEQQATRLRDERIQQSKDKFRTLKQEFEQESRRQKQVLEQELAERRATVVEQEQSIKQLTLTTQKQLEQIQRKEKELEATRERLETQAQQQREKLEAQEEKRRQAVETQLAKLEQREQEVEEELRQREQELTEQQQRVLQQLENISGLTAAEAREQLVESLKNEAQIQASSYIKDVVAQAKLTATKDAKKVVLETIQRTAAEHAIENCVSVFNIESDDVKGKIIGREGRNIRALEAATGVEIIVDDTPEAIIISGFDPVRREVARLSLHLLVKDGRIHPARIEEIVAKTRKNIEEEIVEIGEKTIIDLGIHGLHPELIKMVGRMRFRSSYGQNLLQHSREVANLCATMAAELGLNVKHAKRAGLLHDIGKVTTEEPELPHAILGMEMAKKYKEHPDVVNAIGAHHDEIEMTAMISPLVQACDAISGSRPGARREMMESYIKRLKQLEETASSFKGVNQCFAIQAGRELRVMVDAENVTDERAAELSYEISQKIEKEMQYPGQIKITVIREMRAVAYAK; from the coding sequence ATGTCCTCATCTATAACCTTGTATATCGTTTTTGCCGCCGTGCTGGCCTTGGTGGTTGGCGTGGTAGTAGGACGCTTGCTGGCCGGTAAGGCCCGGCAAAACCACGAAGCCGACGCCAAAAACCGCGCCCAGCAGCTGCTGGCCGAAGCCGAGCAGCAGGCCACCCGCCTCCGCGACGAGCGGATTCAGCAGTCCAAAGACAAGTTTCGCACCCTCAAGCAGGAGTTTGAGCAGGAAAGCCGCCGCCAAAAGCAAGTGCTGGAGCAGGAGCTGGCCGAGCGTCGGGCCACCGTGGTAGAGCAGGAGCAGAGCATCAAGCAGCTGACCCTGACCACCCAGAAGCAGCTGGAGCAGATTCAGCGCAAGGAAAAGGAGCTGGAAGCCACCCGCGAACGGCTGGAAACCCAGGCCCAGCAGCAGCGCGAAAAGCTGGAAGCCCAGGAAGAAAAGCGCCGCCAGGCCGTAGAAACCCAACTTGCCAAGCTAGAGCAGCGCGAGCAGGAAGTGGAAGAAGAGCTGCGCCAGCGGGAGCAGGAACTTACCGAGCAGCAGCAGCGCGTGTTGCAGCAGCTGGAAAATATTTCGGGCCTGACGGCCGCCGAAGCCCGTGAGCAGCTGGTAGAGTCTCTGAAAAACGAGGCCCAGATTCAGGCCAGCTCCTACATCAAGGACGTGGTAGCCCAGGCCAAGCTTACGGCCACCAAGGACGCCAAGAAAGTGGTGCTGGAAACTATTCAGCGCACCGCCGCCGAACATGCCATCGAGAACTGCGTGTCGGTGTTCAACATCGAGTCCGATGACGTAAAAGGCAAAATCATCGGCCGCGAGGGGCGCAACATCCGGGCCCTGGAAGCCGCTACCGGCGTCGAAATCATTGTGGACGACACGCCCGAGGCCATCATCATTTCGGGCTTCGACCCGGTGCGCCGCGAGGTGGCCCGCCTAAGCCTGCACCTGCTGGTGAAAGACGGCCGCATCCACCCGGCCCGCATCGAGGAAATCGTAGCCAAGACCCGGAAGAACATCGAGGAGGAAATCGTCGAAATCGGTGAGAAAACCATCATCGACCTGGGCATCCACGGCCTGCACCCCGAGCTGATTAAGATGGTGGGCCGGATGCGCTTCCGCAGCAGCTACGGCCAAAACCTGCTCCAGCACTCCCGCGAAGTAGCCAACCTGTGCGCCACCATGGCCGCCGAGCTGGGCCTGAACGTGAAGCACGCCAAGCGGGCCGGCCTGTTGCACGACATTGGCAAGGTGACCACCGAGGAGCCCGAGCTGCCCCACGCCATCCTGGGCATGGAAATGGCTAAGAAGTATAAGGAGCACCCCGACGTAGTAAATGCCATCGGCGCCCACCACGACGAAATCGAGATGACGGCCATGATTTCGCCGCTCGTGCAGGCCTGCGACGCCATCAGCGGTTCCCGCCCCGGCGCCCGCCGCGAGATGATGGAAAGCTACATCAAGCGCCTGAAGCAGCTGGAGGAAACGGCCAGCTCGTTCAAGGGCGTCAACCAGTGCTTCGCCATCCAGGCCGGCCGTGAGCTGCGCGTGATGGTAGACGCCGAGAACGTGACCGACGAGCGGGCCGCCGAGCTGAGCTACGAAATCTCCCAAAAAATCGAAAAGGAGATGCAATACCCCGGCCAAATCAAAATCACGGTTATCCGGGAGATGCGCGCCGTGGCCTACGCCAAGTAA
- a CDS encoding cell division protein ZapA, whose product MSELSIKIRVADRDYPMRVSPQDEERLRLAGRLLNERIKEFREQYGIQDKQDLLAMIALSTMADRLKVSKEKDGTDAALTERLTRLDELLSGVVLV is encoded by the coding sequence ATGAGCGAACTATCCATCAAAATCCGCGTTGCCGACCGGGACTACCCCATGCGGGTAAGCCCCCAGGACGAGGAGCGCCTGCGCCTGGCGGGCCGCCTTCTCAACGAGCGGATCAAGGAGTTTCGGGAGCAATACGGCATTCAGGACAAGCAGGACCTGCTGGCCATGATTGCCCTTTCCACCATGGCCGACCGCCTGAAGGTCAGCAAGGAAAAGGACGGAACCGATGCAGCCCTGACCGAGCGCCTCACGCGCCTGGACGAGCTGCTCTCCGGAGTGGTGCTGGTCTGA
- the pheT gene encoding phenylalanine--tRNA ligase subunit beta: protein MKISLDWLRTLIPTDKPAAEIGQLLTGSGLEVEGIEELESVPGGLRGVVLGTVLTCQKHPDADKLSLTTVDVGDGQSRQIVCGAPNVAAGQRVVVALEGATLHPTEGEPFKIKKSKIRGAASEGMICAEDEIGLGTSHAGIMVLDTDLPNGTPAAEYFGLGSDSVFEIGLTPNRADAASHYGVARELRALLHQPCHLPDISGFHAPAEAAENIHVTIEDPEANPRYAGLLLTGVRVGPSPEWLQRRLRSIGLSPINNVVDVTNFVLHELGQPLHAFDADQIRGGQVRVKRAAAGEKFTTLDGTERTLQTGDLVIADATGTPMALAGIFGGQVSGVTPGTTRVFLESAYFQPAAVRRSSQTHQLKTDASFRFERGTDPHMVPVALKRAALLLQEVAGATVAAPIVDEYPVHIAHTPVRLRLTRVEKLVGQYIAPERIRQILTDIDILIAEERGDKSGVRSETNEVNDISHFSPLTSHLSQEWILSVPPHKVDVTREADVIEEILRIYGYNHVALRPHNSASFLARFPNPDPEVVRQNTARLLSGQGYSEIITNSLTNSAYFETEGQRDQTLVRILNYNSAELNVMRPALLPSGLEVVRHNVNRRQRDLKLYEFGKTYHQQPDGQFQEKNVLALYLTGNATAETWQHKTEKTTFHQLAGAVQQVLASLGFPQPTSQPVQHPYLAGGLTLLAQNQPVAHVGAVAGPMLKRLDVSQPVWYAELDWDWLMRKYRNTLVARELPKFPEVRRDLSLVVDKTVTFDQLQLIARRTEKKLLQHINVFDVYEGENLGAGKKSYSVSFLLQDPTQTLTDQAIDAVMQRLIQQFEQQAGALIRK from the coding sequence ATGAAAATATCCCTCGACTGGCTCCGCACGCTTATCCCCACCGACAAACCCGCTGCCGAAATCGGGCAACTGCTTACGGGCTCGGGGCTGGAGGTGGAAGGCATTGAGGAGCTGGAAAGCGTGCCGGGCGGCCTGCGCGGGGTGGTGCTGGGCACGGTGCTCACCTGCCAGAAACACCCCGACGCCGACAAGCTCAGCCTCACCACCGTGGACGTGGGCGACGGCCAGTCCCGCCAGATTGTGTGCGGCGCCCCCAACGTGGCGGCCGGGCAGCGCGTGGTAGTAGCCCTGGAAGGTGCCACGCTGCACCCCACCGAAGGCGAACCATTCAAAATCAAGAAGTCCAAAATCCGCGGCGCAGCCTCCGAAGGCATGATTTGCGCCGAGGACGAAATCGGCCTGGGCACCAGCCACGCCGGCATTATGGTGCTGGATACTGACTTGCCCAACGGCACGCCCGCCGCCGAGTACTTCGGCCTGGGCTCCGACTCGGTGTTTGAAATCGGCCTGACTCCGAACCGCGCCGACGCGGCTTCCCACTACGGCGTGGCCCGGGAGCTGCGCGCCCTGCTACACCAGCCCTGCCACTTGCCCGACATCAGCGGCTTCCACGCCCCGGCCGAAGCCGCTGAGAACATCCACGTCACCATCGAAGACCCGGAGGCTAACCCGCGCTATGCCGGCCTGCTGCTGACTGGCGTGCGGGTGGGTCCCTCGCCGGAGTGGCTGCAGCGCCGCCTGCGCAGCATTGGCCTTTCGCCCATCAACAACGTGGTGGACGTCACCAACTTCGTGCTGCACGAGCTGGGCCAGCCCCTGCACGCCTTCGACGCCGACCAGATACGCGGCGGCCAGGTGCGCGTAAAGCGGGCCGCAGCCGGCGAGAAGTTCACGACCCTGGACGGCACGGAGCGCACCTTGCAAACCGGTGACCTGGTTATTGCCGACGCTACTGGCACGCCCATGGCCCTGGCCGGGATATTCGGGGGCCAGGTGTCGGGGGTGACGCCGGGCACCACGCGCGTGTTTCTGGAAAGTGCCTACTTCCAGCCGGCCGCCGTGCGCCGCTCCTCCCAAACCCACCAGCTCAAAACCGACGCCTCTTTCCGCTTCGAGCGGGGCACCGACCCGCACATGGTGCCCGTAGCCCTGAAGCGGGCGGCCCTGCTGCTGCAAGAAGTGGCCGGCGCCACCGTGGCCGCGCCCATCGTCGACGAGTACCCGGTGCACATTGCCCACACGCCGGTGCGCCTGCGCCTGACGCGGGTAGAAAAGCTGGTGGGCCAGTACATTGCCCCGGAGCGTATCCGCCAGATTCTCACCGACATCGACATTCTCATTGCCGAAGAGAGAGGTGACAAGTCAGGAGTGAGAAGTGAGACCAATGAAGTGAATGATATTTCTCACTTCTCACCTCTCACCTCTCACCTCTCCCAGGAATGGATTCTGTCGGTGCCTCCGCACAAGGTGGACGTGACCCGCGAGGCCGACGTGATTGAGGAAATCCTGCGCATCTACGGCTACAACCACGTGGCCCTGCGCCCCCACAACTCGGCCTCCTTCCTGGCCCGCTTCCCCAACCCCGACCCCGAGGTGGTGCGCCAGAACACGGCCCGCCTGCTCAGTGGCCAGGGCTACTCCGAAATCATTACCAACTCGCTCACCAACTCGGCCTACTTCGAGACGGAAGGCCAACGGGACCAGACGCTGGTGCGCATCCTGAACTACAACAGCGCCGAGCTGAACGTGATGCGCCCTGCGCTGCTGCCCAGCGGCCTGGAAGTGGTACGCCATAACGTGAACCGCCGCCAGCGCGACCTGAAGCTTTATGAGTTCGGCAAAACCTACCACCAGCAGCCCGACGGCCAGTTTCAGGAGAAGAATGTACTGGCCCTGTACCTGACCGGCAACGCCACCGCCGAAACCTGGCAGCACAAAACCGAAAAAACCACCTTCCACCAGCTGGCCGGAGCTGTGCAGCAGGTGCTGGCTTCGCTGGGCTTTCCGCAGCCCACCTCCCAGCCCGTGCAGCACCCCTACCTGGCGGGCGGGCTCACCCTGCTGGCCCAGAACCAGCCGGTAGCCCACGTGGGTGCCGTAGCCGGACCCATGCTCAAGCGCCTCGACGTCAGCCAGCCCGTGTGGTACGCCGAGCTGGACTGGGACTGGCTGATGCGCAAGTACCGCAACACGCTGGTGGCCCGTGAGTTGCCCAAGTTCCCGGAGGTGCGCCGCGACCTGAGCCTGGTAGTCGACAAAACCGTGACCTTCGACCAGCTTCAGCTTATTGCCCGCCGCACCGAAAAGAAGCTGCTTCAGCACATCAATGTGTTCGACGTGTACGAAGGCGAGAACCTGGGCGCTGGCAAGAAGTCGTACTCCGTGAGCTTCCTGCTCCAGGACCCCACCCAAACCCTCACCGACCAGGCCATCGACGCCGTCATGCAACGCCTCATCCAGCAGTTTGAGCAGCAAGCCGGGGCCCTGATTCGGAAGTAA
- a CDS encoding DUF1684 domain-containing protein translates to MRINPKLFIGLGLLAVLAYFLQDLVLSDDQYALRLKKERQQKNEQFRRHDSSPLPEELHETFDSLRYFAPDPQWRLHATLQRLPPGDTLSLPLTEGGADKYTRFARATFEWRGQPQQLTLLRRVSKTDSTLFVPFTDRTNGRTTYGGGRYLDIATPGPNDDEVTLDFNLTYNPYCAYGAAFACPMPPRENALAIEVPVGEKSYKD, encoded by the coding sequence ATGCGTATCAACCCCAAACTGTTCATTGGCCTGGGCTTGCTGGCCGTGCTGGCGTATTTCCTGCAAGACCTCGTGCTGAGTGATGACCAGTACGCCCTGCGCCTCAAGAAAGAGCGCCAGCAGAAAAACGAGCAGTTTCGCCGCCACGACTCGTCGCCGCTGCCCGAGGAGCTGCACGAAACCTTCGACAGCCTGCGTTACTTCGCCCCCGATCCGCAGTGGCGCCTGCACGCCACGCTCCAGCGCCTGCCCCCCGGCGACACCCTCAGCCTGCCGCTCACCGAAGGCGGCGCCGATAAATACACGCGCTTTGCCCGCGCCACCTTTGAGTGGCGGGGCCAGCCTCAGCAGCTCACCTTGCTGCGCCGCGTGAGCAAGACCGATTCCACGCTGTTTGTGCCCTTCACCGACCGCACCAACGGCCGCACCACCTACGGCGGTGGCCGCTACCTCGACATAGCCACCCCCGGCCCCAACGACGACGAGGTAACGCTTGATTTCAACCTGACTTATAACCCGTACTGCGCCTACGGTGCCGCCTTCGCCTGCCCCATGCCCCCGCGCGAGAATGCCTTGGCCATTGAAGTGCCGGTGGGGGAGAAGAGCTATAAGGACTGA
- the radC gene encoding RadC family protein: MQEFDNLTENLPSPAAAEAAPVPYEAATTLGIKSWAEEDRPREKLLQKGRAALSDAELLAILLGSGTTKLSAVDVAKLVLRAADNDLNTLARFSVKELMRQKGIGEAKAITIVAALELGRRRKETDTPARPSIGSSRDIYRVMRPHLQDLPHEEFWVVLLNRANVVMRTVSISRGGVAGTVADPKLIFKEALEQLASSIILVHNHPSGNKNPSAADIALTRKLKEAGHLLDLPVLDHLIYTDHGYFSFADEGML; encoded by the coding sequence ATGCAAGAGTTTGACAATCTGACCGAAAACCTACCCAGTCCCGCCGCTGCCGAAGCCGCGCCCGTTCCGTACGAAGCCGCTACTACGTTAGGTATCAAGAGCTGGGCCGAGGAAGACCGACCCCGCGAAAAACTGCTCCAAAAAGGCCGTGCCGCCCTTTCCGACGCCGAGCTGCTGGCCATTCTGCTGGGCTCGGGCACCACCAAGCTCTCGGCCGTGGACGTAGCCAAGCTGGTGCTGCGTGCCGCCGACAACGACCTGAACACGCTGGCCCGCTTCTCGGTGAAGGAGCTGATGCGCCAAAAGGGCATTGGCGAAGCCAAGGCCATAACCATCGTGGCCGCCCTGGAACTGGGGCGCCGCCGCAAGGAAACCGATACGCCCGCCCGCCCCAGCATCGGCTCCTCCCGCGACATCTACCGCGTCATGCGCCCCCACTTGCAGGACCTGCCCCACGAGGAGTTTTGGGTGGTGCTCCTGAACCGGGCCAACGTGGTGATGCGCACCGTCAGCATTAGCCGCGGCGGCGTGGCCGGCACCGTCGCCGACCCCAAGCTTATCTTCAAGGAAGCCCTGGAGCAGCTGGCCAGCAGCATTATTCTGGTGCACAACCACCCCAGCGGCAACAAGAACCCTTCCGCCGCCGACATTGCCCTCACCCGCAAGCTCAAGGAAGCCGGCCACCTGCTCGACCTGCCCGTGCTCGACCACCTCATCTACACCGACCACGGCTACTTCAGCTTCGCCGACGAGGGAATGCTGTGA